The DNA sequence GACCCGGTGGACACTTTGATCGAACTCGACGGCAAGACTTGGCGTTTTGTTGATACGGCAGGTTTGCGCCGCAAGGTTGGACAGGCCTCCGGCCATGAGTACTACGCCTCGCTGCGCACCCATGGGGCCATCGAGGCTGCCGAGGTCGCGATCGTGCTCTTGGACGCATCCCAGCCCATCACCGAACAGGACCAACGAGTGCTGTCCATGGTGGTCGAATCCGGGCGCGCATTGGTCCTCGCGTTCAATAAGTGGGATCTGGTGGACGAGGATCGTCACGACCTCCTTGAACGTGAAGTAGACCTTCAGCTTTCGCAGCTCGGCTGGGCGCAACGGGTGAACATTTCAGCCAAGAGCGGCCGGGCACTCCAGAAACTGGTGCCCGCGATCGAGTCTGCGCTGCGCTCCTGGGATTCGCGAATTTCCACCGGTCAGCTCAATACCTGGATCAAGGAAGTGGTTGCCGCGACGCCACCTCCGGTGCGCGGCGGGAAGCAGCCACGCGTGTTGTTCATCACCCAGGCCACGTCACGGCCACCCACCTTCGTGCTATTTACCACCGGTTTCCTCGAAGCCGGGTATCGCCGGTTCCTCGAGCGCAGACTGCGCGAAACCTTCGGCTTCGAAGGGACTCCCATCAGGGTGAATGTTCGGATGCGCGAGAAACGCGGACCCAAACGCTAACTGCCGGTGAGATAGCAACGGGGACAAGCTAAAAGATCTCGTGCACATTGCTCTCTCAGGCTCCGTTCACCGAATATTCGCACTCGTGTTGAGATCTACCCGATCGGAATCGCCCACTTTTTCGGTTTGCTGACCTAGGCTGGTTTGACCGTCTACCATCCTGCGGCGGTAGCAAAACCACCTACGAAAGGCGCAACACAGTGGCGGACACACTCACCCAGGGTCAGAAGCTGGATTCGGGACAGAGCCTCACCTCGAACAACGGCGCGTACACCCTGACTCTGCAGGATGACGGCAATCTGGTTCTGACCGATGGCGGCAGCCCCATTTGGGCCTCAGACTCAAGCGGACACACCGCTGGCCACGCAGAGGTACAGGGCGACGGCAACTTCGTCGTCTACGACAACGGTGGTGGCGCGCTGTGGAGCAGCAACACCGAGGGCCGCTCCGACGTGAAGCTGGTTCTGCAGGACGACCGCAACCTGGTGCTTTACGCAGGCGCGGATTCCGTCTGGTCTTCGGGCACGCAGACCGACACCCCGGTCGCACCGGCAACCGAGTCCGTTGAGGTTGCTCCTGCAGCCGTGGAGGAGCCTGCTCCTGCCCCGGAGCCCCGCACCTACACCGTCGTGTCGGGTGACACCCTCTGGGCCATCGCGGAGCGCTTCTACGGTGACGGCAACCAGTACCAGAAGATTGCCGACGCGAGCGGGGTTGCCAACCCCGATCTGATTCAGCCGGGTCAGGTTCTGACCATCCCGGAGTAATCACGCCGGCTTAAGTAGGCAGCGTGATGTAAGCCTCTTGGCCCCATCGGCCCCGTCGGGTTAACCCCCCGGCGGGGCTGATGTCGTTCTACTGCCTCAGGTAGCCGTCGGGGTGGTGGAACCAATTGATGCGCGGGACGCGCGCAGGATCAATATGCGCGGGCGGAATCCACCACGTACGGCCGTCGGGGCCGCGTGTGGCCCGCCAGTGATGGTCCTGGGGCCCCCAGCAGCTTGTGATGCCCCTCGCAGCCGAGCGCGAGTGCGTCCACGTCGGTCTTACCGCCGCGCGCCCACTCGTCCATGTGGTGTACCTGACAGTGATACGCGGGCCGATCGCATCCCGGGTACGTGCAGCCTCGATCCTTGGCGATCAACACGATTCGCTGGTCCTCGCTGGCGATCCGTTTTGCCCGCCCCAGATGCAGCGCGCGCCCGGCGTCGTCGAAGACGGCCAGGTAGTGGTGGGCATGACTGGCCATCCGGATGAGATCGGTGATGGGCAGCAGTGAGCCTCCGCCGGTTACCCCGTGGCCTGCCCCTGCTTCGAGCTCCCGCAGTGTTGTGGTGACGACCGCCGTCACCGGCAGTCCGCGATGACGGCCTAGCTCGCCCGATGACAACACAGACCGACACACCGCCTTGAGCGCGTCATGCTGCCGTTGGGCGAGCGAGCGCACATCGCGCTTTGCCATGTCGACATCGGGATCGCCATCTAGGCAAGGTGTTTCGCCCTCGGGGTTGCATACACCGGGAGCCGCATACTTTGCGAAGATCGCATCGAGATAGGAACGCAATTCGGGGTCCAGGTCGAATGCTCCGGGCGTCATGAGATCCGCACCTTGACGTCCCATCCGGAACCCTCGTCGTCGGGCACGATCGGCATCGCCGGTGAGGCTGCCGTCGGGATCCAGATATGCCAGGAGCCTGTCCGCGGCCTTGCGTAGCTCGGTCCGGCCGGAGTGTTCCCGCGAGCCCGGCAAGCTGCTTCTCGGCGGCCGCTCGGGTTACCGCATCAACAGCGCGGGGGAGTCGGTCCCAGAACTGCCGGATGACCGCAATGTGATCGTGTCCGGCGACACCGGTCTGTTGCGCCACGGCAGTCGCCGCAAGCACGGGCTCGATCGGTTCGCCACTCAGAGAAGCGGTGGGGGCCAGCTCCGCGGCATCCCGGATGCGCCGGCGCGCATCCGAACGAGTGATCCGCAAGGTGTCAGCAAGGATTTCAGCCAGGTTGACCCCACCGAACTGCCCCGGAACATGCTCGGACACAAGCTCATTGACGATCAGATGAGTCGCGCTAGGGATCCGACGCACGAGGGC is a window from the Mycobacteroides salmoniphilum genome containing:
- a CDS encoding LysM peptidoglycan-binding domain-containing protein → MADTLTQGQKLDSGQSLTSNNGAYTLTLQDDGNLVLTDGGSPIWASDSSGHTAGHAEVQGDGNFVVYDNGGGALWSSNTEGRSDVKLVLQDDRNLVLYAGADSVWSSGTQTDTPVAPATESVEVAPAAVEEPAPAPEPRTYTVVSGDTLWAIAERFYGDGNQYQKIADASGVANPDLIQPGQVLTIPE